From a single Xyrauchen texanus isolate HMW12.3.18 chromosome 26, RBS_HiC_50CHRs, whole genome shotgun sequence genomic region:
- the LOC127619816 gene encoding CMP-N-acetylneuraminate-beta-galactosamide-alpha-2,3-sialyltransferase 1: MRIFKQKKFYIVVLLSLICICTVTIPKESYENIIDFMNNTMAERIFHKEPCACMERCLTANDDEWFMEVFRKDIPPLLSLENSELPDDIFKWWQRLQSTKSKAKYSDVIKELFAVIPGEGHYRDAGPDRCRTCAVVGNSGNLLGSHYGPLIDNNDFVIRMNKAPIEGFENDVGFKTTHRIMYPESATHLDNTTHLVLLPFKTLDIQWVASALSTGTIKRTRFKVIDKIQANKDNAMVIHPAFMRYVHNTWLHIKSPRSYPSTGFLVLMFALHICDEVNVFGFGANSKGTWHHYFEKLPKNFKRTGKHNGNSEYKIILDLHKKNIITLYPGW, translated from the exons ATGCGGATTTTTAAACAAAAGAAGTTTTACATTGTGGTTCTGCTGAGCTTAATCTGCATTTGTACTGTGACTATACCTAAAGAATCTTATGAAAATATCATTGATTTTATGAACAATACCATGGCGGAGCGTATCTTTCATAAAGAACCCTGTGCATGTATGGAAAGATGTTTGACGGCAAATGATGATGAGTGGTTTATGGAAGTCTTCAGAAAAGATATTCCACCCCTTCTCTCTCTTGAAAACAGCGAGCTGCCTGACGACATATTTAAGTGGTGGCAG CGTTTACAGTCAACCAAGAGCAAGGCTAAATACTCTGACGTAATTAAGGAGCTGTTTGCAGTCATTCCTGGAGAAGGACACTACAGAGATGCCGGTCCAGATCGCTGCAGAACCTGTGCTGTGGTGGGAAACTCTGGCAACCTTTTAGGGTCACACTATGGTCCTCTTATAGACAACAATGATTTTGTTATCAG GATGAATAAGGCACCAATTGAAGGCTTTGAGAATGACGTGGGGTTCAAGACTACCCACCGGATCATGTACCCAGAAAGCGCCACCCATCTGGACAACACCACCCACCTGGTGCTATTGCCCTTTAAAACACTGGATATCCAGTGGGTCGCCAGTGCTCTATCCACTGGAACTATCAAACG AACCAGATTTAAGGTTATAGACAAGATACAAGCCAACAAGGACAAT GCGATGGTTATTCACCCTGCTTTTATGCGTTACGTGCACAATACGTGGCTGCACATCAAGTCTCCAAGATCTTATCCATCCACAGGTTTCCTTGTGCTGATGTTTGCCTTACACATCTGTGATGAG GTCAATGTGTTTGGGTTTGGCGCAAACAGTAAAGGGACTTGGCACCACTATTTCGAGAAGTTGCCCAAGAATTTCAAACGCACTGGAAAACACAATGGAAACTCAGAGTACAAAATTATCTTGGATCTTCACAAAAAGAACATAATTACTCTTTACCCTGGATGGTGA